Proteins from a single region of Anaerolineae bacterium:
- the larA gene encoding nickel-dependent lactate racemase has product MSVATITVPWGDSELEVTLPAGWRLLGVLSPKGLPPVPDVEAELMEALRHPIGMPPLREAAAGKARVTIVVDDLSRPTPAARFLPRILEELLAAGVSQDGITLIPALGVHRAMSQQEMADKVGAEVLERVQWHNHAFYEPRELVFLGTTSRRTPVYINRLVAGADFIVSVGCIEPHVIASFGGGYKNIIPGVAGQVTVAANHALNCRPATFNMVGQPPEQNPMRLDLEEGARMLNKPVFIVNAVLSAALQPVRIVAGDPIAAHRAGCQTSAELYGVRIPGPADVVIANSFPMETDLRQGFKSLANTIRALRPGGVMFNLIRAREGIGDMNIPARRIPIGKKGMRTVATLVLPFFKRLKLGGMRDDDKFFIYFALQTLKRYDVVFYAPTIPAEISNRLRFLDFNADLEVALQKAAASAPADASVLVFPHAGVTYPILPA; this is encoded by the coding sequence ATGTCTGTGGCCACCATCACCGTGCCCTGGGGGGATTCCGAGCTGGAAGTCACCCTGCCCGCCGGCTGGCGCTTGCTGGGGGTGCTCTCGCCCAAAGGGCTACCCCCTGTGCCTGATGTGGAGGCGGAGTTGATGGAAGCGCTCCGCCATCCCATTGGCATGCCTCCCCTGCGCGAGGCGGCTGCCGGCAAAGCGCGCGTGACCATTGTGGTGGATGATCTCTCTCGTCCGACGCCGGCGGCGCGCTTCCTGCCGCGCATCCTGGAGGAACTCCTGGCGGCCGGCGTCTCTCAAGATGGCATTACCCTCATACCGGCCCTCGGCGTGCACCGCGCGATGAGCCAGCAGGAGATGGCCGACAAGGTTGGCGCCGAGGTGCTGGAACGGGTGCAATGGCACAACCACGCCTTTTACGAGCCGCGCGAGCTGGTGTTTCTGGGGACCACCAGCCGGCGCACGCCAGTGTATATCAACCGGCTGGTCGCGGGGGCCGATTTCATCGTCTCCGTGGGGTGTATTGAGCCGCATGTCATCGCTTCTTTCGGCGGTGGCTACAAGAACATCATCCCCGGGGTGGCGGGGCAGGTCACGGTGGCTGCCAATCACGCGCTCAACTGCCGGCCGGCTACCTTCAACATGGTGGGACAGCCGCCAGAGCAAAACCCCATGCGCCTTGACCTGGAAGAGGGGGCGCGCATGCTGAACAAGCCGGTTTTCATCGTCAACGCGGTGTTGAGCGCCGCGCTCCAGCCGGTACGTATTGTGGCCGGCGACCCTATCGCCGCGCACCGCGCTGGCTGTCAAACCAGCGCCGAGCTGTACGGCGTCCGCATTCCTGGGCCGGCCGACGTCGTCATCGCCAACTCTTTCCCGATGGAGACCGACCTACGTCAGGGCTTTAAATCCCTGGCCAACACCATCCGCGCCCTGCGTCCGGGCGGCGTGATGTTCAACCTCATCCGAGCGCGCGAGGGCATCGGGGACATGAACATCCCGGCCCGCCGCATCCCCATTGGCAAAAAGGGCATGCGCACGGTCGCGACCCTGGTACTACCTTTCTTCAAGCGGCTGAAGCTGGGCGGTATGCGGGACGATGACAAGTTCTTCATTTATTTCGCCCTGCAGACCCTGAAGCGGTATGATGTGGTGTTCTACGCTCCGACCATTCCGGCAGAGATCAGTAATCGTCTGCGCTTTCTGGATTTCAACGCCGACCTGGAGGTTGCCCTGCAGAAGGCGGCCGCCAGCGCGCCGGCCGATGCTTCCGTGCTGGTCTTTCCCCACGCCGGCGTGACCTATCCGATCCTGCCGGCGTAG
- a CDS encoding nitroreductase family protein has translation MDLRELVLKTRSYRRFYEDVPVPRQTLRELVDLARQTASAANRQPLKYWLSWEPEMNQKIFPCLAWAAYLKDWGGPAEGERPSAYIIILGDTEIAKDFNLDPGIAAQTIMLGATERGFGGCMIASIRREALREALGIPERYQILLVLALGKPKEKVVLEPVGPDGDIRYYRDSEGVHHVPKRSLDEIILHG, from the coding sequence ATGGACCTGCGCGAACTGGTGCTGAAGACCCGCAGTTACCGCCGCTTTTACGAGGATGTCCCGGTGCCGCGCCAGACCCTGCGAGAGCTGGTGGATCTGGCCCGGCAGACGGCCTCCGCCGCCAACCGTCAGCCCCTCAAGTACTGGCTCTCCTGGGAGCCAGAGATGAACCAGAAGATATTCCCCTGTTTGGCATGGGCGGCCTATCTGAAGGATTGGGGAGGGCCGGCGGAAGGCGAGCGCCCTTCAGCATACATCATTATCCTCGGCGACACGGAGATCGCCAAGGACTTCAATCTGGACCCGGGCATCGCCGCCCAGACCATCATGTTGGGGGCCACGGAGCGCGGCTTCGGGGGATGTATGATCGCCTCCATCCGGCGGGAAGCGCTGCGCGAGGCGCTCGGTATCCCGGAACGCTATCAGATTTTGCTGGTGCTGGCGCTGGGCAAGCCGAAGGAGAAGGTGGTGCTGGAGCCGGTGGGGCCGGACGGCGATATCCGCTACTACCGCGACAGCGAGGGGGTGCATCATGTCCCCAAGCGCTCGCTGGATGAGATCATCCTGCATGGGTGA
- a CDS encoding alkyl hydroperoxide reductase, giving the protein MSPFEPPTRTPAFPAGLDWLNVERPLTQEDLHGRLVLLDFWTYGUINCMHVLPQLRELERRFGGALLVIGVHAGKFSAERITANIRQAVIRLEVDHPVVNDRQFRIWQAHAVRAWPTLVLIDPFGRQVGARPGEVSADFLTPILENVLRRAEEAGPLTRRPLPLRPERAAEPDRPLAFPAGVLAAEDGSLFIADTNHHRIIWAKIAGDGRRAEVLALIGSGEAGLRDGDFRRAAFRRPHGLALAGDQLFVADTDNHAVRRVDLSAREVQTIAGTGEQAGFRAGGGAARRTALNSPWGLVVHGGALYIAMAGAHQIWRLELAAEQVHPFAGSGAEGIADGPPASAALAQPSAITSDGRTLYFVDAESSSVRRLDPRSGEVGTLAGTGLFDFGDQDGIGEEARLQHPQGIVWHAGRLYVADTYNNKVRVVDPAARRVETLRWEPHDGLYELGGISSAAGRLYIADTNHYLIRTVDLSRGRLETLEIAGL; this is encoded by the coding sequence ATGTCACCGTTTGAGCCGCCAACTCGCACGCCGGCCTTTCCCGCCGGCCTGGACTGGTTGAACGTCGAACGTCCGCTCACGCAGGAAGACCTGCACGGCCGGCTGGTCCTGCTGGACTTCTGGACGTACGGCTGAATCAACTGTATGCACGTCCTCCCGCAGTTGCGGGAGCTGGAGCGCCGCTTTGGGGGTGCTTTGCTGGTCATCGGCGTGCATGCCGGCAAATTCTCCGCCGAACGGATCACCGCCAACATCCGACAGGCCGTCATACGGCTGGAGGTGGACCACCCGGTGGTCAACGACCGGCAGTTCCGCATCTGGCAGGCGCATGCGGTGCGCGCCTGGCCCACCCTGGTGCTGATCGACCCATTCGGCCGGCAGGTCGGGGCGCGCCCCGGCGAGGTCAGCGCCGATTTCCTGACGCCCATCCTGGAAAATGTCCTGCGTCGGGCGGAGGAGGCCGGCCCATTGACGCGCCGGCCGCTCCCACTGCGCCCCGAACGTGCGGCCGAGCCGGATCGTCCGCTGGCCTTTCCCGCCGGCGTGCTGGCGGCAGAGGACGGCAGTCTGTTCATCGCCGATACCAACCATCATCGGATTATCTGGGCAAAGATCGCGGGGGACGGCCGGCGGGCGGAGGTGCTGGCCCTCATCGGAAGCGGGGAGGCCGGCCTGCGGGACGGGGATTTCCGCCGCGCGGCCTTCCGCCGGCCCCACGGCCTGGCGCTGGCGGGGGATCAGCTCTTTGTCGCCGACACGGACAACCACGCGGTGCGGCGGGTGGACCTGTCCGCGCGGGAGGTGCAGACCATCGCCGGCACGGGAGAGCAGGCGGGCTTTCGCGCCGGCGGTGGTGCGGCGCGGCGAACCGCTCTCAATTCACCCTGGGGCCTGGTCGTGCACGGCGGTGCGCTGTACATCGCCATGGCCGGCGCCCATCAGATATGGCGTCTGGAGCTGGCCGCGGAGCAGGTGCATCCCTTTGCGGGGAGCGGCGCAGAGGGCATCGCGGATGGGCCGCCGGCGTCCGCGGCCCTGGCCCAGCCTTCGGCCATCACCAGCGACGGCCGCACGCTGTACTTTGTGGATGCGGAGTCCAGCTCCGTGCGCCGGCTTGACCCGCGCTCTGGCGAGGTGGGGACATTGGCCGGCACGGGCCTGTTCGACTTCGGCGACCAGGATGGCATCGGTGAGGAAGCCCGGTTACAGCACCCGCAGGGCATCGTCTGGCACGCCGGCCGGCTGTATGTGGCAGATACCTACAACAACAAGGTGCGGGTGGTGGACCCTGCGGCGCGGCGGGTGGAGACCCTCCGTTGGGAGCCGCATGATGGGCTATATGAGCTGGGCGGCATCAGCAGTGCCGCCGGCCGGCTGTATATCGCCGATACCAACCACTATCTGATCCGCACGGTTGATCTGTCCCGCGGCCGGCTGGAAACCCTGGAAATCGCCGGCCTGTAA
- a CDS encoding ACT domain-containing protein: MEEIESTEEAPKLRLTILPGRLAICQLERDAEIPSWVWTGEICSVTRTPHELSIICAEDSVPEGVECEKGWRAISSEGPLGFTLTGLINALAEPLAVAGISIFALSTYFTDYVLVKENELQVAVLALKKAGHEVIG; encoded by the coding sequence ATGGAAGAGATCGAGAGCACCGAGGAAGCACCGAAACTGCGGCTGACCATCCTCCCCGGCCGGCTGGCCATCTGCCAGCTCGAACGCGATGCAGAAATACCCTCCTGGGTCTGGACGGGCGAAATTTGTTCGGTCACCCGCACCCCCCACGAGCTTTCCATCATCTGCGCCGAGGACAGCGTCCCGGAAGGCGTCGAATGCGAGAAGGGCTGGCGCGCCATCAGCTCCGAAGGACCGCTGGGGTTTACCCTCACCGGCCTCATTAACGCGCTGGCCGAACCGCTGGCGGTCGCCGGCATCAGCATCTTCGCCCTTTCCACGTATTTCACGGATTATGTGCTGGTCAAAGAGAACGAACTGCAGGTGGCGGTGCTGGCGCTGAAGAAGGCCGGCCACGAGGTCATCGGCTAG